In Deinococcus aerius, the following proteins share a genomic window:
- a CDS encoding lipocalin family protein, with the protein MKLRTLPAPALALLSATLLTSCLPRPEAFDPNRQPQPSDFGPHNVATEWWYVSGYLPESGLAFHWAQFKVNYRGIPYHAGHLAVADLRADKLNLFENESQNTRYGFPPLRVEQGQWRLNQQPDGSFRLGAGPLNLTLKPLKGLVVHPPGYSGTPEVGRLYYQSITRLEASGTVALAGGETREVTGQVWLDHQWGDQQPGAQARWDWFGLHLSDGSDLMLYRVRNAAGQVVQVAGSRVDQAGVAREVPDVTMTPGRVYRSPSGREYVLGWTVSAPGLSLTLDAVRDEQELLTKNTSVAYWEGPVRGQGTLNDRPITAEGMGEFIGGTLTREEGGRFVPSGR; encoded by the coding sequence ATGAAGCTCCGAACGCTCCCCGCCCCCGCGCTCGCCCTCCTGTCGGCCACGCTCCTCACGTCCTGCCTGCCCCGCCCGGAGGCCTTCGACCCCAACCGGCAGCCCCAGCCCTCGGACTTCGGGCCGCACAACGTGGCGACGGAGTGGTGGTACGTCTCCGGGTATCTGCCGGAGTCGGGGCTCGCCTTCCACTGGGCGCAGTTCAAGGTGAACTACCGGGGTATTCCCTACCACGCCGGGCACCTCGCGGTCGCGGACCTGCGGGCCGACAAGCTGAACCTATTTGAAAACGAGTCACAGAACACCCGCTACGGCTTTCCGCCCCTGCGGGTCGAGCAGGGGCAATGGCGCCTGAACCAGCAGCCCGACGGGAGTTTCCGGCTCGGCGCCGGGCCACTCAACCTCACCCTCAAGCCGCTCAAGGGGCTGGTCGTTCACCCGCCGGGCTACTCGGGCACCCCGGAGGTGGGGCGGCTGTACTACCAGAGCATTACCCGGCTGGAGGCGAGCGGCACGGTGGCGCTGGCCGGTGGGGAGACGCGGGAGGTCACGGGTCAGGTCTGGCTCGACCACCAGTGGGGTGACCAGCAGCCCGGCGCGCAGGCCCGCTGGGACTGGTTCGGCCTGCACCTCTCGGACGGCTCGGACCTGATGCTCTACCGGGTGCGGAACGCCGCCGGGCAGGTCGTGCAGGTGGCGGGCTCGCGGGTGGATCAGGCGGGCGTAGCGCGGGAGGTGCCGGACGTGACCATGACGCCGGGCCGGGTGTACCGCAGCCCCAGCGGGCGCGAGTACGTGCTGGGGTGGACCGTGAGCGCGCCCGGCCTGAGCCTCACCCTGGACGCCGTGCGCGACGAGCAGGAGTTGCTGACGAAAAACACCTCCGTCGCCTACTGGGAGGGACCGGTGCGCGGGCAGGGAACCCTGAATGACCGGCCGATCACCGCCGAGGGGATGGGCGAATTCATCGGCGGCACGCTGACGCGGGAGGAGGGGGGGCGCTTCGTCCCCTCAGGCCGCTGA
- a CDS encoding ABC transporter ATP-binding protein, whose protein sequence is MPETQVMTSAAQATGTPMLELRDVHTYYGHIHALKGLNMTVNGGEIVALIGGNGAGKTTTLRTVSGMMKPRHGQVSYAGQNVTGLPAHVIMGRGMSHVPEGRRIFGQLSVRENLEVGAYTVTDRRVIEERIQEAFALFPRLKEREGQLGGTMSGGEQQMLAIARALMVNPKLLLLDEPSMGLSPLFVEAIFDIVERLNKERGTTILLVEQNASMALAIAHRAYVLQTGEIRLSGPAAQIAQDESVRKAYLGDE, encoded by the coding sequence ATGCCTGAGACGCAAGTGATGACGAGCGCCGCGCAGGCGACGGGCACGCCCATGCTGGAGCTGCGCGACGTTCACACCTACTACGGCCACATCCACGCCCTCAAGGGCCTGAACATGACCGTGAACGGGGGCGAGATCGTGGCCCTGATCGGCGGCAACGGGGCGGGCAAGACGACCACCCTGCGCACGGTCAGCGGCATGATGAAGCCCCGCCACGGCCAGGTGAGCTACGCGGGCCAGAACGTGACCGGGTTGCCCGCCCACGTGATCATGGGGCGCGGCATGAGCCACGTGCCGGAGGGGCGGCGCATCTTCGGTCAGCTCTCGGTGCGCGAGAACCTGGAGGTCGGGGCGTACACCGTGACCGACCGCCGGGTGATCGAGGAGCGCATCCAGGAGGCCTTCGCGCTCTTCCCCCGCCTCAAGGAGCGCGAGGGGCAGCTCGGCGGCACGATGTCGGGCGGCGAGCAGCAGATGCTGGCGATCGCCCGCGCGCTGATGGTGAACCCGAAACTGCTGCTGCTGGACGAGCCCTCGATGGGCCTCTCGCCCCTCTTCGTGGAGGCGATCTTCGACATCGTGGAACGGCTGAACAAGGAGCGCGGCACGACGATCCTGCTGGTGGAGCAGAACGCCAGCATGGCGCTCGCCATCGCGCACCGGGCCTACGTGCTCCAGACGGGCGAGATTCGCCTCAGCGGTCCCGCCGCGCAGATCGCGCAGGACGAGAGCGTGCGCAAGGCGTACCTGGGCGACGAGTAG
- a CDS encoding ABC transporter ATP-binding protein, which yields MTYSGPILDVQGVTKTFGGLTAVNDVTFQVPPQSIISVIGPNGAGKTTFFNLITGIYTPDRGTIRLAGQELVGLRPDQIAAAGIARTFQNIRLFSTMTAEENIMVGRHARLKVGFWDAVLRTGTFHQTEAEARETARVMLDFVGLSKWRHELATNLPYGDQRRLEIARALATTPKLILLDEPAAGMNPRETEDLKALIRRIRDDLGVTVVLIEHDMRLVMTLSENITVLDYGTKISEGLPHQVRNDPRVMEAYLGRGAAAGEYGKEARPHA from the coding sequence ACCTTCCAGGTGCCGCCCCAGAGCATCATCTCGGTGATCGGGCCGAACGGGGCGGGCAAGACGACCTTTTTCAACCTGATCACGGGGATCTACACCCCCGACCGGGGCACCATCCGGCTCGCCGGGCAGGAACTCGTGGGGCTGCGGCCCGACCAGATCGCCGCCGCCGGGATCGCGCGCACCTTTCAGAACATCCGGCTCTTCTCCACCATGACCGCCGAGGAGAACATCATGGTGGGGCGGCACGCCCGGCTGAAGGTGGGCTTCTGGGACGCGGTGCTGCGGACCGGCACCTTCCACCAGACCGAGGCCGAGGCGCGCGAGACGGCCCGGGTGATGCTGGACTTCGTGGGCCTGAGCAAGTGGCGCCATGAGCTGGCGACCAACCTCCCCTACGGCGACCAGCGCCGGCTGGAGATCGCCCGGGCGCTCGCCACCACGCCCAAGCTGATCCTGCTGGACGAACCCGCGGCGGGCATGAACCCCCGCGAGACCGAGGACCTCAAGGCCCTGATTCGCCGCATCCGGGACGACCTGGGGGTAACGGTGGTGCTGATCGAACACGACATGCGCCTGGTGATGACCCTTTCGGAAAACATCACCGTGCTGGACTACGGCACGAAGATCAGCGAGGGGCTCCCCCATCAGGTTCGCAACGACCCGCGCGTGATGGAGGCGTACCTGGGCCGCGGCGCGGCGGCGGGCGAGTACGGCAAGGAGGCCAGGCCGCATGCCTGA